In Asanoa sp. WMMD1127, one genomic interval encodes:
- a CDS encoding SDR family oxidoreductase, with protein sequence MTSTALVTGGSRGIGRAVVERLAAAGHRVVFTYARDKVAADEVVDRCPGSVAVRADQTDLSCLDAMFAPVQDGLDILVNNAAIIVPAAIGEVTAEEFDRAMTANVKVPLLAVGRAAALMRDGGRIVNISTLNTAVPAPGNVLYCATKAALEQVTAVAARELGPRGITVNTVSPGATDTDLLRAHNSAEELALATEWTALGRLGRPDDVAAVVAFLTTPDAGWITGENIRAAGGSLI encoded by the coding sequence ATGACATCCACCGCATTGGTCACCGGCGGCTCGCGGGGCATCGGTCGGGCCGTCGTCGAACGCCTCGCCGCGGCCGGGCATCGGGTCGTGTTCACCTATGCGCGCGACAAGGTCGCCGCCGACGAGGTCGTCGACCGCTGTCCCGGCTCGGTCGCCGTGCGGGCCGACCAGACCGACCTGTCCTGTCTGGACGCCATGTTCGCGCCGGTCCAGGACGGGCTCGACATCCTCGTCAACAACGCGGCCATCATCGTGCCCGCCGCGATCGGCGAGGTCACCGCCGAGGAGTTCGACCGGGCGATGACCGCCAACGTCAAGGTGCCGTTGCTGGCGGTCGGGCGGGCGGCCGCGCTGATGCGCGACGGTGGCCGGATCGTCAACATCTCCACGCTCAACACGGCCGTCCCCGCGCCGGGCAACGTGCTCTACTGCGCCACCAAGGCGGCCCTGGAGCAGGTCACCGCGGTCGCCGCCCGGGAGCTCGGGCCGCGCGGCATCACCGTCAACACGGTCTCGCCGGGCGCCACCGACACCGACCTGCTGCGGGCCCACAACAGCGCCGAGGAGCTGGCCCTGGCGACGGAGTGGACCGCGCTCGGGCGGCTGGGCCGACCCGACGACGTGGCCGCGGTGGTGGCGTTCCTGACCACGCCGGACGCGGGCTGGATCACCGGCGAGAACATCCGCGCCGCGGGCGGATCGTTGATCTGA
- a CDS encoding type II toxin-antitoxin system prevent-host-death family antitoxin produces MRTMTATEAARNFSGLLDAIECGETVIITRHNDPVAEIGPARRRTGADLRTALADIPAPDERFEDDIAAAVASLEPERGDPKVGAP; encoded by the coding sequence ATGCGGACGATGACCGCCACGGAGGCGGCCCGTAATTTCTCCGGCTTGCTCGACGCCATCGAGTGCGGCGAGACCGTCATCATCACCCGACACAATGATCCCGTTGCCGAGATCGGACCTGCCCGCAGGCGGACCGGTGCCGACCTCCGCACGGCGCTTGCCGACATTCCAGCACCCGACGAGCGGTTCGAGGACGACATCGCGGCTGCGGTCGCATCGCTGGAACCTGAGCGTGGCGACCCGAAGGTCGGCGCCCCGTAG
- a CDS encoding DUF4062 domain-containing protein, which yields MAVIHTPDHRLRVFVSSTLEELEPERLAVRDAVARMRLVPVMFELGARPHGPRDVYRAYVEQSQLFIGVYWESYGWVAPGAEISGIEEEFGIAGHLPKLIYVKSPAPHRDPRLTALLDRIRDDARVSYRHFRSADELRRVVGEDIALLLTERFNPRPAGEEELAPAPRDELPVPPNPLLGRSAEQRSLRTLLTSDDVRLVTLTGPGGVGKTRLAMELGSALRNTFADGVRFADLSGVTDPDLVAAALAQSLGLRTVPNRPPLDDVVTYLRNRSLLLVVDNMEHLADASPALATLLDAAPGVTVLATSRIPLRLTGEHVFDVPPLPLPDPREEPMVAVRRDGAARLFVERARAVKADFALDPQNAAAIAEIVRRLDGLPLAVELAAAKVRVLTPGALLNRLGSRLGTLTGGARDLPARQRTLRDAIAWSYQLLPPGEQELFARLGVFAGPFDLDAARAVAGVPERYAGLDALTALIESSLVTQERGEREPRFTMLGIIRDFALERLRESGDWEGTHDRHARHYLEFAERTAPPLGRTSTNPQAVDQLDLEHDNLRAAMSWFIDTDQLEDAVRLGWIVWVLWWLRGHTDEGARNIERVLAKADSLSPRAYAHTLFGDGAIAVMTGQHVRGRTQLERALPLLRDLGDDDATARAAGMLGQLAIARGEYGVARELLEETKRISERLGEEWMISLYYARLGLVPLNEGDYPAAIEQFGDGLRMARKTHDHLGEVVALYSLAVTSLAGGSPDTADAYLESGLRVAADARDEAGASLFLEALSDLAARQGEPDRAVRLVAAARKLQTLASAAWMRAYVPAWPDGRADLDTRAHAAAWAQGTADNLASAVAYALDRPR from the coding sequence ATGGCGGTGATCCACACACCGGACCACCGGTTGCGGGTGTTCGTCTCGTCGACGCTGGAGGAGCTCGAGCCTGAGCGACTCGCCGTGCGGGACGCGGTCGCCCGGATGCGGCTCGTGCCGGTGATGTTCGAGCTGGGCGCCCGGCCGCACGGACCGCGCGACGTCTACCGCGCCTACGTCGAACAGAGCCAGTTGTTCATCGGCGTCTACTGGGAGAGCTACGGCTGGGTGGCGCCCGGCGCCGAGATATCGGGGATCGAGGAGGAGTTCGGGATCGCCGGCCACCTCCCGAAGCTCATCTACGTCAAGTCGCCCGCGCCGCACCGCGACCCCCGGCTGACCGCGCTGCTCGACCGGATACGCGACGACGCCCGGGTCAGCTACCGCCACTTCCGCAGCGCCGACGAGCTGCGCCGGGTCGTCGGCGAGGACATCGCGCTGCTGCTCACCGAACGCTTCAACCCGCGCCCGGCCGGGGAGGAGGAACTGGCGCCCGCGCCCCGCGACGAGCTGCCGGTGCCACCGAACCCGCTGCTCGGCCGCAGTGCCGAGCAGCGCTCGCTGCGCACGCTGCTGACCAGCGACGACGTGCGGCTGGTGACGCTGACCGGGCCCGGCGGCGTCGGCAAGACCCGGCTCGCGATGGAGCTCGGCTCGGCGCTGCGCAACACGTTCGCCGACGGAGTGCGGTTCGCCGACCTGTCCGGCGTCACCGACCCCGACCTCGTCGCCGCCGCGCTGGCGCAGTCGCTCGGGCTGCGTACGGTGCCGAACCGGCCGCCACTCGACGACGTTGTCACGTACCTCCGGAACCGCTCCCTGCTCCTGGTCGTCGACAACATGGAGCATCTGGCCGACGCCTCCCCCGCCCTGGCCACGCTGCTCGACGCGGCGCCGGGCGTCACGGTGCTCGCGACCAGCCGGATCCCGCTGCGACTGACCGGCGAGCACGTGTTCGACGTGCCGCCGCTGCCGCTGCCCGACCCGCGCGAGGAACCGATGGTCGCGGTCCGCCGCGACGGCGCCGCCCGGCTGTTCGTCGAACGGGCCCGCGCGGTCAAGGCCGACTTCGCGCTGGATCCGCAGAATGCGGCGGCGATCGCCGAGATCGTCCGGCGGCTCGACGGCCTGCCGCTCGCGGTCGAGCTCGCCGCCGCGAAGGTCCGCGTGCTCACCCCGGGGGCGCTGCTCAACCGGCTGGGCAGCCGGCTGGGCACGCTGACCGGCGGCGCCCGCGACCTGCCGGCCCGCCAGCGGACGTTGCGCGACGCCATCGCCTGGAGCTACCAGCTGCTCCCGCCGGGCGAGCAGGAGCTGTTCGCCCGGCTGGGCGTCTTCGCCGGCCCGTTCGACCTCGACGCGGCGCGCGCGGTCGCCGGGGTGCCGGAGCGCTACGCCGGCCTCGACGCGCTGACCGCGCTGATCGAGAGCAGCCTCGTCACGCAGGAGCGCGGCGAGCGGGAGCCGCGCTTCACCATGCTCGGGATCATCCGGGACTTCGCGCTCGAACGGCTGCGCGAGTCCGGCGACTGGGAAGGCACTCACGACCGGCACGCGCGGCACTACCTGGAGTTCGCGGAGCGCACCGCGCCGCCGCTGGGCCGCACGTCGACCAACCCGCAGGCCGTGGACCAGCTCGACCTCGAGCACGACAACCTGCGGGCCGCGATGAGCTGGTTCATCGACACGGACCAGCTCGAGGACGCGGTGCGGCTGGGCTGGATCGTCTGGGTGCTGTGGTGGCTGCGCGGCCACACCGACGAGGGCGCCCGCAACATCGAGCGGGTGCTGGCGAAGGCGGACTCGCTCTCCCCGCGGGCGTACGCCCACACGCTCTTCGGCGACGGCGCCATCGCGGTGATGACCGGGCAGCACGTGCGCGGCCGGACCCAGCTGGAACGCGCCCTCCCGCTGCTGCGTGACCTCGGCGACGACGACGCCACCGCCCGCGCGGCCGGCATGCTGGGCCAGCTGGCGATCGCCCGCGGGGAGTACGGGGTCGCCCGTGAGCTGCTGGAGGAGACCAAGCGGATCAGCGAGCGGCTGGGCGAGGAGTGGATGATCTCGCTCTACTACGCCCGGCTGGGCCTGGTCCCGCTCAACGAGGGCGACTACCCGGCCGCGATCGAGCAGTTCGGCGACGGCCTGCGGATGGCGCGCAAGACCCACGACCACCTGGGCGAGGTGGTCGCGCTCTACAGCCTCGCGGTCACCTCGCTCGCCGGCGGCAGCCCGGACACCGCGGACGCCTACCTGGAGTCGGGCCTGCGGGTCGCCGCCGACGCCCGGGACGAGGCCGGCGCGTCGCTGTTCCTGGAGGCCCTCTCCGACCTGGCGGCGCGGCAGGGCGAGCCGGACCGGGCGGTGCGCCTGGTCGCCGCCGCCCGCAAGCTCCAGACGCTGGCCAGCGCCGCCTGGATGCGGGCGTACGTGCCGGCGTGGCCCGACGGCCGCGCCGACCTGGACACCCGCGCGCACGCCGCGGCCTGGGCCCAGGGCACGGCCGACAACCTGGCCTCGGCGGTGGCCTACGCCCTCGACCGCCCGCGATGA
- a CDS encoding extracellular solute-binding protein gives MSVTRRGNRLVALAAVAATALAVTACGNDEGAGSSSAGGKPDKLVIETFGEFGYDELVKQYEKDTGIKVELRKTAQLNEYRPKIVRSLATGKGIADIVALEEGVLNEFKINPTNWADLTPLVKDHSTEYLPWKWELGKAADGRLIGLPTDVGSLAVCYRSDLFKAAGLPTERDAVTALWPDWPAFIETGKKYRQATGKGMLDSVTTAASAITFQVGGDIFYDKDDNIVADKSAAVKQAWDTSLQMVDANITAKTATWSPEWSAGFKQGTFAATFCPSWMLGIVQDNSGAENKGKWDVAGVPGKSGNWGGSWLAVPERGKHKAEAAKLAEWLTSAQSQVAAFKLKGPLPTNLEALKNPEFQAYTNPYFSDAPTGKIFGGSVEGIKPVHLGPKHQAVKEQAMEPALRAYENGEANASAAWEQFIKDAATQGAF, from the coding sequence ATGAGCGTCACTAGGCGCGGCAACAGGCTGGTCGCGCTCGCCGCAGTTGCCGCTACCGCGCTCGCCGTCACTGCCTGTGGCAATGACGAGGGCGCCGGCAGCAGCAGCGCCGGCGGCAAGCCCGACAAGCTGGTCATCGAGACCTTCGGCGAGTTCGGCTACGACGAGCTGGTCAAGCAGTACGAAAAGGACACCGGCATCAAGGTCGAGCTGCGCAAGACCGCACAGCTCAACGAATACCGTCCCAAGATCGTGCGCAGCCTGGCGACCGGCAAGGGCATCGCCGACATCGTCGCGCTCGAAGAGGGCGTCCTCAACGAGTTCAAGATCAACCCGACCAACTGGGCCGACCTGACCCCGCTGGTCAAGGACCACAGCACCGAGTACCTGCCGTGGAAGTGGGAGCTGGGTAAGGCCGCCGACGGGCGGCTGATCGGCCTGCCCACCGACGTCGGCAGCCTCGCGGTCTGCTACCGCTCCGACCTGTTCAAGGCGGCCGGCCTGCCGACCGAGCGCGACGCCGTCACCGCGCTCTGGCCGGACTGGCCCGCGTTCATCGAGACCGGCAAGAAGTACCGCCAGGCGACCGGCAAGGGCATGCTCGACTCGGTGACCACCGCGGCGAGCGCGATCACCTTCCAGGTCGGCGGGGACATCTTCTACGACAAGGACGACAACATCGTCGCCGACAAGAGCGCGGCCGTGAAGCAGGCGTGGGACACCTCGCTGCAGATGGTCGACGCCAACATCACGGCGAAGACGGCGACCTGGTCGCCGGAGTGGAGCGCGGGCTTCAAGCAGGGCACGTTCGCCGCGACCTTCTGTCCTTCGTGGATGCTCGGCATCGTGCAGGACAACTCCGGCGCCGAGAACAAGGGCAAGTGGGACGTCGCCGGTGTGCCGGGGAAGTCGGGCAACTGGGGTGGTTCGTGGCTGGCTGTGCCTGAACGGGGGAAGCACAAGGCCGAGGCCGCGAAGCTCGCGGAGTGGCTGACCAGCGCGCAGAGCCAGGTTGCGGCGTTCAAGCTCAAGGGCCCACTGCCGACCAACCTCGAGGCGCTGAAGAACCCGGAGTTCCAGGCCTACACGAACCCGTACTTCAGTGACGCGCCCACCGGCAAGATCTTCGGCGGCAGCGTCGAGGGCATCAAGCCGGTCCACCTCGGCCCGAAGCACCAGGCCGTGAAGGAGCAGGCGATGGAGCCGGCGCTCCGGGCCTACGAGAACGGCGAGGCCAACGCCAGCGCCGCCTGGGAACAGTTCATCAAGGACGCCGCGACACAGGGCGCCTTCTGA
- a CDS encoding sugar ABC transporter permease has translation MALATPARPAAPPPTRPRHRTTGSAKRARWDMKYSPYLYIAPFFLVFGVFGLYPMLRTAWMSLHDWDLIGAHTFIGFDNYAALMKDEYFWNAVVNTLGIFVVATVPQLMLALFLANMLNRTRLRAKTLFRMAIFVPNITSVAAVAIVFAMLFQRDFGVVNWLLSFVGVDAIDWDAERWSSWTAIAFMVDWRWTGYNALILLAGMQAIPRDLYEAAALDGASQWRQFWRITLPMLTPTFLFVVLLSTIGGLQLFTEPLVFGNGNMRGGTQREFQTIAMYMYEKGINSLNTAGYGAAIAWALFLLIGIIAAINFALVRRTVK, from the coding sequence ATGGCTCTCGCCACCCCCGCGCGCCCGGCGGCGCCTCCGCCGACGCGGCCCCGGCACCGCACCACCGGCAGCGCCAAGCGCGCCCGCTGGGACATGAAGTACTCGCCGTACCTCTACATCGCACCGTTCTTCCTCGTCTTCGGCGTCTTCGGGCTCTACCCGATGTTGCGCACCGCCTGGATGTCCCTGCACGACTGGGACCTGATCGGCGCGCACACCTTCATCGGCTTCGACAACTACGCGGCGCTGATGAAGGACGAGTACTTCTGGAACGCGGTGGTCAACACCCTCGGCATCTTCGTGGTCGCCACGGTGCCACAGTTGATGCTCGCGCTGTTCCTGGCGAACATGCTCAACCGCACACGGCTGCGGGCCAAGACGCTGTTCCGGATGGCCATCTTCGTCCCGAACATCACCTCGGTGGCCGCCGTGGCGATCGTCTTCGCGATGCTCTTCCAGCGCGACTTCGGCGTCGTCAACTGGCTGCTGAGTTTCGTCGGCGTCGACGCCATCGACTGGGACGCCGAGCGCTGGAGCTCGTGGACCGCGATCGCGTTCATGGTCGACTGGCGTTGGACCGGCTACAACGCGCTGATCCTGCTGGCCGGGATGCAGGCGATCCCGCGTGACCTCTACGAGGCGGCCGCGCTCGACGGCGCGAGCCAGTGGCGCCAGTTCTGGCGGATCACGCTGCCGATGCTCACGCCCACGTTCCTGTTCGTCGTCCTGCTCTCGACGATCGGCGGCCTGCAGCTGTTCACCGAGCCCCTGGTCTTCGGCAACGGCAACATGCGCGGCGGCACGCAGCGCGAGTTCCAGACGATCGCGATGTACATGTACGAGAAGGGCATCAACAGCCTCAACACGGCCGGCTACGGCGCCGCGATCGCCTGGGCGCTGTTCCTCCTCATCGGGATCATCGCCGCGATCAACTTCGCCCTTGTCCGCCGTACCGTGAAATGA
- a CDS encoding carbohydrate ABC transporter permease translates to MVAASARLWKTSPLTYIALVLAVLASIYPFYYMFVIATRSLDSINSVPPPFTPSGSFGENFQRVLDNDAANFVKGLVNSVIVSTVVTVAVVLTGTLAGFAFAKLRFRGRGPLLVFIVVTMMVPTQLGLIPLWGMMYDFGWHDSLRAVTIPFLVTAFGVFMMRQYATQAVSDELIEAARVDGCSTFRIYWNVVLPALRPAAGVLGLLTFMDTWNQFLWPYAVLSNENPTLQVSLAFLSYAYYTDYSQVFAATAVATVPLLLVFIFFGRQIIGGIMEGAVKS, encoded by the coding sequence ATGGTCGCGGCCTCCGCCCGCCTCTGGAAGACCAGCCCCCTGACCTACATCGCGTTGGTGCTCGCGGTGCTGGCGTCGATCTACCCGTTCTACTACATGTTCGTCATCGCGACGCGCAGCCTGGACTCCATTAACTCGGTGCCGCCACCGTTCACGCCGAGCGGCTCGTTCGGCGAGAACTTCCAGCGTGTGCTCGACAACGACGCCGCCAACTTCGTCAAGGGTCTCGTCAACTCGGTCATCGTGTCCACAGTGGTCACCGTGGCGGTGGTGCTGACCGGGACGCTTGCCGGGTTCGCGTTCGCCAAGCTGCGGTTCCGCGGTCGCGGGCCGCTGCTGGTGTTCATCGTGGTGACGATGATGGTGCCCACCCAGCTCGGCCTGATCCCGCTCTGGGGCATGATGTACGACTTCGGCTGGCACGACAGCCTTCGGGCTGTCACGATTCCGTTCCTGGTCACAGCGTTCGGCGTGTTCATGATGCGCCAGTACGCGACCCAGGCGGTGTCCGACGAGCTGATCGAGGCGGCCCGGGTCGACGGGTGTAGCACGTTCCGGATCTACTGGAACGTCGTGCTGCCCGCGCTGCGCCCGGCCGCCGGGGTGCTCGGCCTGCTCACCTTCATGGACACCTGGAACCAGTTCCTCTGGCCGTACGCGGTGCTGTCCAACGAGAACCCGACGCTGCAGGTCTCGCTGGCCTTCCTGTCATACGCCTACTACACCGACTACTCACAGGTATTCGCGGCCACCGCCGTCGCGACCGTACCCCTGCTCCTCGTGTTCATTTTCTTCGGCCGTCAGATCATCGGCGGCATCATGGAAGGCGCCGTCAAGTCGTGA